The segment TGTCTCAGCAAGCTGTAACACTagaagaacaggaaaagcacaaaacccaaacagagTCCAGTAGCTGCAATACACACAGGACAACCAGAAGTAAGACTGGGAATACTAAAAGGAGGCTTTTCCCTTGGATGTAAGAAAGGaagagctccagcacagaagGTATGATTATATATGAACTTTAGAAATATGAAATCCTGCAATGACAAGGGAAAGTGGGAGGGAAGAAGAGAGCAATCCAATGGGGAGCTGGAGGGCAGTGTGAGGCTGTGTGTAGAAGAGCTGACAGCTCTGGCAGCAAGaattgctgaaggaaaaaagaaacagaggatTATTTTGTTGCAAAACATCACCAAGGCATCCTAAAATCTCTTCAAAAGTGAGCAAGACCTAGATTTACAAAAGCCAAATTGACCACATGGGATGACGGAACCAGGAACAAATTGGATCCTTCCCCCTCaagcagcaaggcagagctctggTTGTCAGAGGTTTGTGGTTAGGAATTCAGAAAGGAGGGCTTGTAtagcagctgcagggctggaggggacttCAACAAGGGCTGGGGTGTGAGTGGAACACAAACCCCAGGGCAGGTGAGGTGACACCCTCTCCTACTCCCCAAGGGCAGAGTGGGCTGCCCCTGAGAGCCCTCAGccctctgcccctcccagctcagcaccagTGACAGGttttctgctcagctgcttgTATCAAGTGGGAAACCTCACTTTACCTACCAGCCTAACACTGGCAGCTCAAAGAGCAGAAGTGCAGATTAGAGGTACAGGTCTGACCCAACCCCCTGGACAATGCACAGCTGGCACTGTAGGGATGCAGTGACCAGGACACACCTGCAGTTCTTCGGTGTACAGCAGAAACTGTGAATTCCTGCACAGGATGGCAAAGCCCTGCCACCCATGGGCAGCATCCCAAGGGCAGCACAAGCACCCTGCAAGCCCTTCAGAGACAGCAGCTGCCCACTCACCTCCAAAGGTGTGTGTGACATTCTGACAGGCTACGAGACTTGCTGCCCTGGTGTCACACAGCCTGCTGGGGGGTGAGCAAACAGGGCATGACCTGAGACAGACCAGAACACAGAATCTTGGCTGGAAAGGTTAAAATATGCCCTGGCTATGTCCTAAAGCTGACTTGTCCAAAAGTTTCTCATTACAGTGTTAGAGATGGTCTCCCCCCCACTCTTCTGGTGTGATTCTCTCGGAATCACAGGAAGCATTCCCGTGACACTGGGGAGCTGGATGGCTTTAATGATTACCACGTGGGAGGAGAGCCAGGGGATGTTATGGTGACTCAGTGAGCACGATCCTGGGCAGGGCCCAAACTGGTCCTGCCAAAGCCACATTTGCCCCAGGCTGGtgttccagcagctggggaggaaggaggggcagAACTGCTTCCTTCCCGGAGCACTCAGTGTCTCAGTCCTCCCCAGCTCGTCTGCCTTGCTGGGGCCACCTTGCCATCTAGTGGTTCACACTGCAGAGCGGACACAGAGCTGGCTTCCTTTCTGCTGGAATCCTGTAATGCCCCTGCTTTTGGCCTTTATGCCCCAAAGGAAGCAATTCAAATTCCCTTGGATCTGCACCCTTTCTTAGTGTGTCAGGCTGTCAGTAAAACGTGTCATAGCAGGAAGTTAAAAAAGAAGATGCATAATGCCTACTGTCTTGTACATATCACACCCTATAAAAAATGATCCTCTGCCCATCCAACCTGGAGTGCTATCAGGACATGAATGCTTTGGGCTGAATAGACCTTCCTTCTAACATAAATTAATATGGATATTAACTTATGTCTATTTCCTTTGCATGTCCCCTTTACACccattttcacttttgtttgagctctgtccagcagagTTCAAacaataaattttcatttattccatCACCTCACCTAGTGACAAGAACAAAAATACCTGcttcatttcatttcagcatGAACTGTTAACACTCTGTGACCACTTTTACAAATGGAAAATACGATGTCTGTATCCAAAATGGACTTCTTATGCAGATAATTCCAGATGAGAGTCTGGCTTGATATCCCTTCTGTATTTCTTAGCAGCCCCATCTGCTAGGCTCCAGAGTTATCTCTGTCATACAACAGAGTGCTTGGCTGTGATCAGTCATGGTGTCGAGGGAAATCTCAGTGCTCAGCTGTCTTCAGCCACTTCAGTCTAGAAaggcttttcctgtgtttatcTTGGTCAGTGCAGATAGAATGACAGGGTAGTTTGTCTTCCAGTTAAGGATCTTCCAGTTCATTTTTTATGCACGTTCTGCAAAGAGAGCAGCAGACAAATGTAAAGGAATAGCTATTCACTTTAACattataaacaaaaattattttgaactGTCAGCCCCTAAAGAGCACTCCTTGGCATTagaaaccacaaaacaaaagtCAGGTACAAGACCTCTTTACACTTGCATGGGCAGTATCATTATTCTAACAAACTTTATCctcagctttgctgcagagGCCATGGGCTGCTGGAAGCAAGAGAAAATTGGCACATGGGCTCTTCCCACCCTAATCCTCTGCCTCTACGGATTCTTCTACATGATGAAACCATCAGAACCTTTCCTAACACCCTATTTGACAGGACCAGATAAAAACCTGACCATAGATGAGGTATGGTTTTATTCTATGATTTCTTTTAACTGAAGTAGTGAAaatagaaagggaaaacactgcttcaagttttttaaaaagatgaaaagaaaaaaaaaaaaagcagaatttaactAGCTCTGGCAGGTTACAATTTGCAGCAGACTGCATAAATAAAAGATCCATTTAACAGATCCAAGATCCATTTGCCTGCCCAACAGTCCCATGCTGATTCAATGTGGTTATATATTTTATGAattccttcagagaaaaaactCCCCTCTACAACactatttaaaatacatgaaCTTCCTCTCCTCAACAATAAGAACActgacattttctcttctgttctaGGTTACCAACCAGATTCTGCCAGTGTGGACATACTCCTACCTGGCTCTCCTTTTCCCAGTGTTCCTGCTCACAGACTACGTGCGCTACAAGCCCgtcctcctcctgcagggcaTCAGCCTCATCGTCAcgtggctcctgctgctctttgcacGCGGAGTGGTGGCCATGCAGCTGGTGGAATTCTTCTATGGCATGGTCACAGCCACCGAGGTGGCCTATTACGCCTACATCTACAGCGTGGTCAGCACCCAACACTACCAGAGGGTCACCAGCTACTGCAGGAGCGTCACTCTGGTGGCAGCCACCGTGGCTGCCgtgctgggacagctgctggTGTCCTTAGCAGACGTCTCCTACTTCTACCTCAATGCCATCAGCTTGGCTTCCGTGTCCCTGGCATTCCTGTGCACCTTCTTCCTGCCCATGCCCCAGAGGAGCATGTTCTTCCATGGGAAAGATGCCCCCGAGACCGTGCCAGGGCCTGGCAAAGGGCTGGCCGTGGGCGCTGCCTGCAGGGCCCCGAGCTGCCAAGAGGAAAGGAGCCCtgatcctgctgccagggccccgagcccccagccccaggctggcagtgccaggcccCACAGGCACGGGCTCAgcgtgctgctgcagctgggcagggacctGAGGGACTGCTACGGCTCCCGCAGGCTCCTCTGCTGGTCCCTGTGGTGGGCTCTGGCCACGGCCGGCTTTAACCAGGTGCTGAATTATGTCCAGGTGCTGTGGGACCTGCGAGCCCCCTCGCACAGCTCCACAGTGTACAACGGAGCTGTCGAAGCAATAGCAACGCTTCTGAGTAAGTCAGTGTTTAACCATTGATCACAGCGACAGCCTCTGAAGTTTCACTTTAGTAAACTTTCCAAGTGCCATTCCATTGCAGGCGCTCCAGGGAGCCAGTGCACACCCTGTGCATTCCAGACCTAGGTCTTTGATGTGCAACAGTTCAAATGTGAGTTAtgttggtttttctttagtagCAGACAAATAACTGTATTTTACTACTGTGCATAAAGTGTGCAAGTCACACAGACATTGCATCTAGCTCGTAAATCCATTCAGAAGCACCCCTGTTTCTTTGGATGAGGCTATTGgatattggggttttttcctccaaaacaaATATTGCACTGTTCCCATAACAGTGCTATCAGCTTACACAGATGGGAGaagttttctgtaaaaatttTACACAAAAAGAACATAATCctctcatttaaattttttttctagtgaaaTACCCTTGTGCAACCagaccaaaagaaaaatttaagtCATTGCACAATACTAAgattttcaggggaaaaaaagacccTATGAATCCTTACAAAACTCATGTGAACCACTCCATTTTTTGTACCAGGAGCAGATGCTCGCATCACGCATGCAAAGTGAGGTTATCAAAAGGTAACATCAGAGGATACCACCCTGCCTTGGCACACGTGGTGCTGTTGTAAAGAACTTGCACAAGATGTGGGGGTGTGTtttatcaggaaaaataaacacatctgCACCACACCTAGTCATTCAGGTCACCCTTACAGTCTTTAAGGAGAAACAGATACCACTCTTGCAGCAGGCGACTAAAGAGACCACGTGAATCATGATGTTGAAGACCTCCTGTAGTATCTACTCCTTGATGAATTTCTCTCTCTTATGGACTTGCCTAGTTCTCAGTGTATAAGTATAGaagtttttaaatataatttatagaAGTTTTTAAAAGGGTCTGGGACCCCTAAGATGGGCAGTCAGGTGGCTTAACTTTGTAACAGATGCATCTTCTAGGAGGCCCACAAAAAGCAAACCTATCCTTTCTTGTTCCTTGGATATACTTCCTTGATGCCTCAAAACTCACTTTTTTGACAGTTTACCCCCTCTATGAGGTGCACAGAGACCAGCTGTTCAATAGAAGGTTTATTAGCCCAACTAGGAGAAGGtggaagaattttcttcttgaacTCCAAACCATGTTCCTAATTCTCTCCCCAGAAAGCCATGCTGTGTACAGACACTTAAATAATGAATCCTCATACATTACAGTAAATTTATCCTGTGAAGTGGAATAAAACACTAAGAACAGAATGGCAGAGACTTGATATATGAAGTTGTCTTAAAATGACCAGTCAtctgcacagctgcagaagtCATCAGAAATGCTTTCAAACTTCAGACTACTCTGCTTCATTATTCAGCATTGCCTTTTTGCATGTGAGTGTGGCAGGACTTGGTCATACAGGCTGTGGAGCAGGTACAACatttacacatattttttttctctttttctaggCTCAGTAACATCTTTTCTAGTACAATATATGCAGATTAACTGGGACCATTTTGGAGAGCTGGCTTTAGGGATCTTCTCTGCAATAGATGCCGGTTGTCTGTTTCTCATGCACTTCTCTACCAGCATCTGGGCATGTTATGCTGGATATCTCATTTTCAAGGCATGCTATGTGCTCCTCCTGACAATAGCAACGTAAGTACAGAACATCACCATGCTGCCATCATGCACAGAACACTGACCCTACTTTGAGTTTGCTTTGGGCATCCTTTTCCTCAGAGGTAGCTGACCTAATGCTTGACATAACTGTTTAGGTAAGGACAAGAACACTTAAAATGTCTGGTTATgttgttttcattcttccaaacaaccaggaaagaaaaattgtcaAAAGGACATTGAATATTTCCCTAAGCAGAAATTAAACAAGGCAATGGTAACATTATTGCTAAAGGCAATGGTAACTGCAAAGTGTAGAAgccattttcctccttcctggcaAGAAAGATGCAAAGTGAGCAATAGGGACAAGCATACCTGACAGCCATCCTTTAGGATCACCATATGCCTAGACCCCCTACTGATGAACCTTTTAGCATGCCATGACCTGCATGAATGCAGGAAAAGACTCCACATAAAGTGTACCCCAGCataattttatacatttaaTCATTAATGATATTAAGATCtaaagaaggaataaaagggaaCACAGGACATATAAACTCAGACAAGATCTCATAGGAGACCAAGCTGTTCTGTGgtcagaaatagaaataatataaataatataacaacaaatatttcatcctgtgtaataaatataaaatgttatTGCTCCAGTCATTTTCTTGCTTGGAATGTCTGTAGATATACCACAATATTTCATTACCAAAAATATTGGATGCATTTTTTGTCAAACTCCAAAATTAATCACataccatttaaaaaattgctaACATTATAAAGCATGGCAAGATTATGCCTATCTTGAAGGAAGCCAAGTGAGCTCTTGTCATTTTGGTAGATTGTTACTACATCATAGTTAATTACACCTGGACTATTTCaatatattctaaaaaaaaaaaaaacccaacaatgtaaaatcttgaaaaaaactCCCTAGCTAAAATCATTGAAAATGAGTCCTGAAGGAAAAACACCCTTTTGTTTGTATAGAAACTTTGCAGGTATATATTGCTAAGAAAGATGTTTTGATTATTGCCATAGAAGATATTGCAAGTAAAAAACTACAGGCTCGTGACAGAAATAAGCAGCATGTTACCTGCACTGCCAAATCACAAAGCAAAACGTGACTCATCACCATGGAAACCTTGGTTAGAAGATACCCAGAGAGacctcccagccagggcagaaCTGCTTCCAGTGCCAGAGCAAGTCACAGCTTTGCCTGGCCAGGTCTCTGAAAGCTTCCAGCCATGGATTCTCTACAGCCTGTCTGGCACAGTCTGTGCAGGCAGAGAAGGAGCAAAGGGGAAGGGTACAGAGACCTGACATTCTACCTGATCATCTGAAAGGAGGGGTTAGAAAAGCAGCCCatgcagttaaaaaaacccactatgGTAccccagactttttttttttagagaaagcaatgaagcaaacaaacaaatgaagcagcatttcctgTGTCCTTGATGAACCATCTCCATGATTCACTTTCTCTTCATGGACTGCTAGACAGCAATAGCTTTCCCAGGGGAAGTGACTGACCTGCCGGTTTCCCGTCAGGTTCCAGATCGCCGTCAATCTGAGCATGGAGCGCTATGCCCTGATGTTTGGATTCAACAACTTCATTGCCCTCCTGATCCAGACCCTTCTCACAATAGTTGTTGTAGATTCAAGAGGCCTGGGACTGGACATAGCGACTCAAGTAAGTGCAGTTACCTTACTTCCAATTTACTGGTCAGCCAAGTCATCTTCAAAATTCCTATGCCAAAGCACAACTTAATTATCTTTCTTCTATAGAAATCCAGACATCTCGTTCTTCCCTTGTCATTCTTTACCCCTATTTGTCATCATTCTTCCCTTTTGCCTTTTAATGCATTTAGGATTACAGATGCTGGTCTCTTACTTTCCAAAGGGAGATACACCAGAACATAACTAACCAGACCCTGCTATCCAACGGTTTTGGTAGTTAATGGGACACCATCCTCTCTTCCCAAAAGCTCAGACTGGTTTGGTCAGATGCAGAATGGGAGTTCAGGACTATAAGGCACAGTCTGGATTATTTGAGTTATTTCAGCTCAAGTAACTTCTGATTCCAGCTCAGGAGCAAACCTGGTCTGTATCTCAACATGTGCAATAGAGTCTTCTGCCCACAGTTTGGGCACTTCATTTGGGATGGGACATCCTATCTCACAACAGTGTCCCTTGCTTCAAACCAATGTCACTCACGTTGAAGTCAACTGAAACCTACTGACTTCTGCATTTCCTCAGATGGGCTCTCAGCTGGGGCAGCTTTCTACTCTAATAGGTCTGAAGAAGACTAAAGCTATTCACACTCTGCACAGAGAAGGCAAAAGTGACTTTCAAAGAGTAAAGATTGAATCAAACATTAAATCTTTCAAATTAAGGACAGGAATATGTAGGACTTCATAAGGTCCTACATATTCAGCCTTGCCACTGTTGCTGAAAATACTGATATAAAATCACAGTGTATTTACTGAAACCATTGTGGTGACAGTTAAGGAAATGTGTAAAAGCAAAACAGGTATGAACTCAGGTTCTTCATGCAGATTATTCATGACCATGTGGGTAATGAAGGTACTTCTACATTTTGCactaatagaaaaaaaagttctgttctTATCCCTCTCCCTGTCTGACGTTTGTTAAGAGGCATAAGGAATGGAAGAAAGGGGCAGTGCCTAATTTCACAGTTATCCCCTGTATACTTGAAAAGCTGAGGTTTTGCTTACTCACAAAGCAAAAACTCAAGTGTAGAGAAACTGCCAGAACACAAGAAAATCAGAGTGACTGTCATCTTcagaagaagcagcatttctctaatgtgtttttcattaattgttctgcctttttctcctcctctcccagtttTTAATTTATGGCAGCTACTTCGCAGTCATACATGGGATTTTCATGATCAGAAGCATTTGTGTGCTGGTCTCATGCAAATGCCAAAGGAAAATAGTGAGATcttgcacagagcagctgaaccAGGCTGAGCACGAGTCAAGAGATCAGATTGTCACAAGCTACATGACACGGCTGTAGGAGGCAGgcaggctggagaagggctTCTCCTGGGAGaagggctcccagcagggaagAAGAGCAGCATGCAGGGAACAGCAGTGCAAGAAGAACATTCAACTCAGCCCTGAAAAGCTACGCTGAATCATTCCAGTACTTCAGCACAACATATGccagcagagagctcaccaGAATGGCACTGTGCCAAGAATAAAAGATAAGTTGCTTTAGATTCTTATTTACATGCATATAAATAGCTTAAGGGCAGTAAGTTATACACAGAATCAGAACAACCCCCTTTGCATCCCCCTGTGCACgatggcagagagcagagctcaccCTGCCTTGCTCATTGTAGCTCCTGAATGTGGTGCTGGCAAAGCTGCCTCTGTCACATTTGCTGATGCAGTGGCTGAGGGTGTGACTCCCCTTTGCACGGCCCTTGTTCTGAACCAAGGAAGAAAAGATCATGTTTGCATCCTTCTATTCTTTCATAGCCACTACAGGCAGATGGGGGACAGGCTCCTCCTGTCTCATCCCACAGCTCAGTGCACACAGGCTGCAAAAAGCTGGGCTTGCACAACCTGTCCTGGGAGCTTCACTGCAACACTGCTATGTCACAGTTGTTGCTTGGCCCACATTTGAGAGCTACAAACACTGTGCTGACTTCACAGCAACCTCTGCTGAGAAGGGAATAACTCCAGAGTCCAAGCAAATGGCAAGAGCACCACTCCTTTGCTTGTGCTTccagtaaaattaaattcaggACTGACTAGCTTCctctttcagcaggaaaaaaatatgaaatgccTTAAGTATTTCATACTTAAACTAAAACCAGAGAAGGACATTGAGGAGAAATTTAGCTGATTCCACAGAGGAAAATTCCAGATTAACAGGAATATCCAAGATTTATAACTGAAACAAACAGTGAGCATTGTGTGCTTTTGAGTGCCAAGTGAGGGAGGTCCACTGATCTTGGCTAAGAATTTGTCAGGATCAGCCAAACTCATGTCAAGAAGCTCCAAGTCCTACAGCTAATTTTGTCCAAAAGACAgtccaggagaagaaaaaggacacTAGAAATGAGTTTGCATAGTGAATGTCTAATTTAATATGAACCATATCCATATGCTGAAGTTATTTCTGTACTGCTGTTTGCTTCTAGCTTCCAATATCTACATCTAACTAATAAAAACCACTTAGcatttacagaatatttttcctgtagAGACACAAACTATCATTTGTACAGACATACCAGCTTTTCATACCACTGTCACACACTGCAACTAGACCAAGTGCCCAGAGGCAAGGGCAGGCAGGACAGAAACAATTTGTTTCAAGTCACAAGAAGAATCAGTAGGATCTGACAAAATTAACCTGGCTAATTTTTTAGGCCTTTTGTTTACTACTGTGCATTGTGGGGACATTGTCTGTTGTAAACTGGCTCTAAGCAGAACAGTTTAACCATTGCAGTCATAAAAATAGGAGATGCCCTTAGTCTCCAGTGAGAGTTCTTTTCTTACTGCAGAACTGGGGGCATGATGCTCCTGCCTTTAGAAACAGGGACAGAATCCAGAAGAGTGAGGACTATTTTTCTATGCTTCCTTGTGAGTAGCAATCTTATTTTGAAGCATTCAGTTTAGAACTAGATGTCAGTCCCAGACCAGAAGTTAACAAGAGCttgtgtttaaattaaaaagaggaaCTTCATATTTTCAGCTCCATTCTTATGTTCTGGCTAGAGCTAACTGCTCTCTGTGTCTGTAAAATGCCACTGAGGAGTGAAGGAACCGAGCAGACACAGTGTATTTGGCTTGCAGGCTTTAGAGAAAatcattttcagaaaacagataagactttaaagaaaaaagaatccaTTCCTATTCTCTCTAATCTCCAAAATAATGATTCTGAGGTTGGAAGCTGGCAGGAAGCAATATGGGGTAAATAGAGGATGAACAAGACAGCTCTTAGGAGTTTTAGGAGGAGAAAGACAAGGCCTTATGTTATCCCGGCTTTTCAGCTGCAAATCATTGCTTACCCAGCAGTCAGAGGTTTCTAAAAGAGTAAGATGTACACTTgcatctgtgtgtttgtgtacctgcacacacacactatGGAGAGGAGATAGTGGAGACTTGGCAGGTTACAAGGAAGGCTGGAACCACAGGCTGTCTAGTTCTGTGGGAAAATCAAATTCTCAACATCTACCTCTCCTAACAACTTTTAGTACTGCTTGTCTTTCTTCCAGAGTGTTAAAGGTTTCCATGCAAACATGGaactccagagctgggcacatTCCTCCCCATAGCGGCAACCCCCTCTAAACACACCACTAATTACCTTTGAAACTTCAGTGGGTTTGGGCACAAACCTTCCATGAAGATGCAGCCCAACAAGCTGGTAAGGCTAGTTTGAGCAAACAAGGAAGGGACAAATAGTGTGTTTGTATTCAAAACATGCAGGTACTGCCCAAGCACTGTGTGGGCTACCAGAGAAACACGAGCCAGCAGCCCTCTCAGCCCCTGCCCAAGGTCCTTTCCCTGCCTCAAAGCCCTTGGCCAGGGAGGAGGATGAAGGGCAGAGGCAGGCCCAGCTCCCctgagcacctcctgcctggTTGCACCACacaccccagccctgagggaaCCTCCTGTACGTGCAGGACCAGACCAGGCTCTGTCAAGCTCCCAAAgagcccctcctggcagggccTCAGCTTCTGCTCCCAGGGTCAACACACGTCCCACCAACAGGCTTCAGGGTGAACTGCAGCCTCTGATCAGCCTTGGAAGATGCAGGCAGTACAGTCTAAGAAATAAATGGgtaaaggaaagcaaagcagcagcatttctctgaaACAAGCCTGTTCATTTTTTAGCTAAGAACCTACATTTAGCAGTTGAATTTCGTCCCTTTGTCTTTAAATGACAGATCTGTCCCTATACAGAAGTAATTCCAGGCCAACTAATATTAGGAAGCATTTGCTGTCCTACCTCCCACggccccagcagagccaggacagtCAGAGCAGCCTCACGAGCCCAGAGGCCTCTGTGCTGTGCGCGGGACAAGGGCAGTAAGTCCAAACTGTAAAACTGGTTATCTGTCTTTCCATAAACCAGAAGCCAGAGCTTTTAATGGTATTTATTAACAGAAAG is part of the Serinus canaria isolate serCan28SL12 chromosome 9, serCan2020, whole genome shotgun sequence genome and harbors:
- the SLC19A3 gene encoding thiamine transporter 2 isoform X1 gives rise to the protein MGCWKQEKIGTWALPTLILCLYGFFYMMKPSEPFLTPYLTGPDKNLTIDEVTNQILPVWTYSYLALLFPVFLLTDYVRYKPVLLLQGISLIVTWLLLLFARGVVAMQLVEFFYGMVTATEVAYYAYIYSVVSTQHYQRVTSYCRSVTLVAATVAAVLGQLLVSLADVSYFYLNAISLASVSLAFLCTFFLPMPQRSMFFHGKDAPETVPGPGKGLAVGAACRAPSCQEERSPDPAARAPSPQPQAGSARPHRHGLSVLLQLGRDLRDCYGSRRLLCWSLWWALATAGFNQVLNYVQVLWDLRAPSHSSTVYNGAVEAIATLLSSVTSFLVQYMQINWDHFGELALGIFSAIDAGCLFLMHFSTSIWACYAGYLIFKACYVLLLTIATFQIAVNLSMERYALMFGFNNFIALLIQTLLTIVVVDSRGLGLDIATQFLIYGSYFAVIHGIFMIRSICVLVSCKCQRKIVRSCTEQLNQAEHESRDQIVTSYMTRL
- the SLC19A3 gene encoding thiamine transporter 2 isoform X5, with translation MGCWKQEKIGTWALPTLILCLYGFFYMMKPSEPFLTPYLTGPDKNLTIDEVTNQILPVWTYSYLALLFPVFLLTDYVRYKPVLLLQGISLIVTWLLLLFARGVVAMQLVEFFYGMVTATEVAYYAYIYSVVSTQHYQRVTSYCRSVTLVAATVAAVLGQLLVSLADVSYFYLNAISLASVSLAFLCTFFLPMPQRSMFFHGKDAPETVPGPGKGLAVGAACRAPSCQEERSPDPAARAPSPQPQAGSARPHRHGLSVLLQLGRDLRDCYGSRRLLCWSLWWALATAGFNQVLNYVQVLWDLRAPSHSSTVYNGAVEAIATLLSSVTSFLVQYMQINWDHFGELALGIFSAIDAGCLFLMHFSTSIWACYAGYLIFKACYVLLLTIAT